The sequence below is a genomic window from Silene latifolia isolate original U9 population chromosome 7, ASM4854445v1, whole genome shotgun sequence.
aaaaaaaaaaaaaaaaaaagttgtccaATAATATGTTTATGTATTAAGAAAATAATTCAATTTTCATAATCTAAAGCGTACTTTTATGTCTCCAAAATGTCCTTGAGAGTACATAATTATATATATTGCTTAAATAAATATGGTTAATGATAATTtatcaattctttttttttttttttacgaactTAACTAGTTACAAAATACTTTCGAAAGCATTGTAGAATTGTTCTGTATCAATTATCTACATAATAAAAAGCTAACTCGTTATCACAAGCTAGTAGACTTGTTCGTCTTTGCCAATTAACAATAATGTAAAtgttcttcaaaaaaaaaaaaaatttaacaatAATGTAAATGAGAAGAATTTATTATTTCATGTTTAATTGTATGTAACTATGTAATTTATAAAAAGTTTCATGTGAAACATTTTCACAATAAAATTATCGTAAAATTACATTTTATTTGTCTAAACAACCGCATAAATGTAACTGGCCGGTAACTCTTACAATCATATAAGGGTAATCAAATGGGTTTGGTGTGTTGCTCACTTCATCCCTTAACCATGAAATCAGGGGTTCGACCCTTTTCCATGGgaatggagcaaactctttgACCAGCCGTTTACCTCTTTGTGAGAGCACCCGACGAGGAgattatacactgttgtcgacgATAAACACCCCAATTTAAACCAAAAAACAATCATACAAGGGTAACTATACTATACTACTATAGCCTCCAGATATGTAAAACAACGACCGATTTTACAATAACACTTCTGTAGAACGGTTTTTAATCAAATATTTTTCCTAAAAAGTAATGATTTCATGTGAAAATGTGATTAAGACTAATAAGGAGATTATAATGTGATAAGGGTGGACCACGTGCGGTGCATGGCCAGGCTAGAGTGGTCCATGAGTCCATGAACAAGAATTGACAGAAAGATAAAAGAGTCACTCATCTAATCTGCACCATATCACATGCACTACTAAGTACTAACACTATCATCAATATTATCTCTTAATTATTGCTAACAAATTCACCTAAACTAGCCTATTTTTCATTCCCATTTTTTGCCATACATAGAAATTTACGTATGCTTTTGCATTCATTCATTACTCTACTAGAGCTAAAAAAAACACTAGGGCTTCCTCTTAGGTTACATAAATATAGTAGTAATAATACTTCATAATATAACGATAATGTCTTAGTCTAATGATTGAGACGTTTATATAGACAAAGGATACCACGCTGTCCACGCGTGAATGTTATGTCCCTCCTCTTCGATTGGTAGTTATATTCGAAGATGTATTAGCCCAGTGGTTATCATTTGTCTTTTGTACGTTTATCAATGCTTATTTCATTTCGCTAATAACTTTATTTACAtatttataaaaaataataaaatttcaTATTGTTAACTTACtcattaaaataaatcacataactgtattttatataatatattaATCCGTATAAATTATTTTGCATATTCTGTTCACTTATGAATAACGTCTAAAAAGCAAATAATGACAATTGACTAGACAGAACGAGTAACACTTAATTTAATATTTATGGAagtatataataaataaataaaatatatatttaacaCCCAAAATAATTCCTTTGGGAAATAGAAATAAAAGAGCAAAATTGAGCTAATTAATTAACTTGCTAATTAATTAAACAAAATAGCTAATTAAATTTACCATGGTTTATGTAGTGTTTCTTGTTGATGAAGAGAAGTGGCattattactagtagtagtagtactagTAGCATTGGTAGTTGTCATGCAATTCCCATAACCAGAAAgggtaaaaatgtcattttgtgATAGTGGAGTCAACCCCAAAAAATCCCTAGTCAACCCCtcactcccaccaccaccaccacctccacctccaccgcGGCCGCTACCAAGTGCTTGTTGAAATGCCAATGCATCATCATAAGATGAGGAAATAGAGTTGACCATCATGTCTTGAAGAAAAGCTGATGGGCCTTGGTTTGGGCTTGGGCCTGACCCGGGCCCACTAGTGGTTGTTGGTGTGGGTGTAGCAGCTTTATTATTGCCAAAAGAAGACAAACCATGGTTATTATTACTAGTAGTACTAGATGactggtgttgttgttgttgttgttggtcacGTGAGGATAAGTTTAGTCCAAACATCCCAGCTGTTGaatttgttcttgttattgtaTTTGAAGTATTCTCTGTCACGTGACCCTGTCCCTGAGTAGTACCCTGACCCTTGTTGTTGCTCATGGTTGCTCCCATTTGTGCTGCCTTCTGCAGCAATGCAGTTGCTGACATGTGCGGCGCTGCTATTGCTTGAGTATGataccctcctcctcctcctcctcctcctccggcTACGCCTCCAGACGACATTGCAAATGTCGGTCCAATGTTAGGGTTACTAGGGTTTTGATGATTTTGTTGATACTCAATTTGTTGCATCATtagatattgttgttgttgatcttGATGATGAGGGGTATTGTCCATAGGAGGACAAGAAAGCCATGGCGGAAGATTAATCAAATTCGGCTGATGCTGCTGCTGCGGATGATGCTGTAGTTCTCTTTTGAGTGAGGATGCATGTAGAGAatcatgttgttgttgttgcatgtTCATGAAATGTGAATTTGAATTTGAAGGTCCAATTGTTGATAAAATTggattaatattaataatattcattggatttgttgttgttattgctcTTGCTGTTTCTTCAGCTAATGCATCACAAAATGCCCTGTGTGTTATAAAACTGTCCCTCCTGCAACAAATTATCGACTCAGTAACATCTGGTGACGCCGTCTCATTTTAATTTCAGACACATGCATGCAcataacaaaaagaaaaatgatttcTGAATAATAAATCAGCTTTTGCTGTTACCTTCTCACTTGCTTTCTGTCTCTTTTATATCCCTATTCCTTTTACTCTGACAACCTCTACTGTTTTGGTGAAAGAATCTCTGCTAGTACTTACCTAAAGTCTATGCCATGAATAATAATTCAATCAAAAGTTAAAATAAAAGGTAAACTTTCAACCATGAAATCATTCTC
It includes:
- the LOC141591692 gene encoding protein indeterminate-domain 7-like codes for the protein MIKHQEQVFVEENLSNLTSPVSGEASVSSSNNRGEPSSSTYPHQLQYFSNQQQDDLSVHQEQSDEPPAKKKRNLPGNPDPESEVIALSPKTLLATNRFVCEICNKGFQRDQNLQLHRRGHNLPWKLKQRSKTEVIKKKVYVCPEPTCVHNHPSRALGDLTGIKKHFSRKHGEKKWKCDKCSKKYAVQSDWKAHSKVCGTREYRCDCGTLFSRRDSFITHRAFCDALAEETARAITTTNPMNIININPILSTIGPSNSNSHFMNMQQQQHDSLHASSLKRELQHHPQQQHQPNLINLPPWLSCPPMDNTPHHQDQQQQYLMMQQIEYQQNHQNPSNPNIGPTFAMSSGGVAGGGGGGGGGYHTQAIAAPHMSATALLQKAAQMGATMSNNKGQGTTQGQGHVTENTSNTITRTNSTAGMFGLNLSSRDQQQQQQHQSSSTTSNNNHGLSSFGNNKAATPTPTTTSGPGSGPSPNQGPSAFLQDMMVNSISSSYDDALAFQQALGSGRGGGGGGGGGGSEGLTRDFLGLTPLSQNDIFTLSGYGNCMTTTNATSTTTTSNNATSLHQQETLHKPW